Proteins from one Coturnix japonica isolate 7356 chromosome 5, Coturnix japonica 2.1, whole genome shotgun sequence genomic window:
- the L2HGDH gene encoding L-2-hydroxyglutarate dehydrogenase, mitochondrial, whose protein sequence is MAALLSRRGAGAVAVALCRAPSRQRSTFDVAVVGAGIVGLAAARQLVLRHPTLRLAVLEKEQQLAHHQSGHNSGVIHSGIYYTPGSLKAKLCVQGAALCYEYCDRKGIPYKQCGKLIVAVEQDEIPRLKALYERGLQNNVRGLKLIGTKEIQAKEPFCRGLMALDSPYTGIVDYRQVAQSYAEDFQEAGGTILTDFEVTDMEMAKESASGSEDGLQYPVIVRSSKSEEICCRHIVTCAGLYSDRLSEISGCSPEPRIVPFRGDYLVLKPEKCYMVKGNIYPVPNPRFPFLGFHFTPRMDGSVWLGPNAVLAFKREGYKLFDFSTTDFLDAVMYSGLWKLVLRNLSYGLNEMYRACFLSAQVKELQKFIPEVTVNDVLRGPSGVRAQALDSDGNLVDDFVFDGGTGDIGSRILHVRNAPSPAATSSLAIAEMIADEARRRFEL, encoded by the exons atggcggcgctgCTGTCCCGGCGCGGTGCCGGCGCTGTGGCCGTGGCGCTGTGCAGGGCTCCGAGCCGGCAGCGCAG CACGTTCGACGTGGCGGTGGTCGGTGCGGGAATCGTGGGGCTGGCCGCCGCGCGGCAGCTCGTCCTGAGGCACCCCACGCTCCGCTTGGCCGTGctggagaaggagcagcagctaG cTCATCACCAGAGTGGACATAACAGCGGTGTAATTCACAGCGGCATTTACTACACTCCTGGATCCCTGAAGGCCAAGCTGTGTGTACAAGGTGCAGCTCTCTGCTATGAGTACTGTGACCGGAAGGGAATACCATATAAACAGTGTGGGAAG CTAATTGTAGCTGTTGAACAAGATGAAATTCCAAGACTCAAAGCTCTGTATGAAAGAGGGCTGCAGAACAACGTCCGAGGTCTGAAATTGAttggaacaaaagaaatacaggcaAAAGAACCCTTCTGCAGG GGTTTGATGGCCCTTGATTCTCCATATACTGGCATTGTGGATTACAGACAAGTGGCTCAGTCCTATGCTGAAGATTTCCAGGAAGCAGGTGGGACAATCTTGACTGATTTTGAAGTTACAGACATGGAGATGGCTAAGGAAAGTGCTTCAGGAAGTGAGGATG GACTGCAGTACCCAGTCATTGTTAGGAGCTCTAAG AGTGAGGAAATCTGCTGTCGGCACATAGTGACCTGTGCAGGGCTTTACTCAGACCGCCTGTCTGAAATCAGCGGTTGCAGCCCTGAACCTCGTATTGTACCCTTCCGTGGAGATTATTTGGTGCTAAAACCAGAGAAGTGCTATATGGTTAAAGGAAACATTTATCCG GTTCCCAATCCTCGCTTCCCTTTCCTGGGGTTTCATTTCACACCAAGAATGGATGGCAGTGTTTGGCTCGGTCCAAATGCAGTACTGGCCTTTAAGAGAGAGGGCTACAAGCTGTTTGACTTCAGTACTACGGACTTTCTAGATGCTGTGATGTACAG tgggTTATGGAAACTTGTACTGAGAAACTTATCGTACGGACTGAATGAAATGTACAGAGCGTGTTTCCTTAGTGCACAGGTGAAGGAACTTCAGAAGTTCATCCCAGAGGTCACCGTCAATGACGTACTCag GGGTCCATCTGGAGTGAGAGCACAAGCGTTGGACAGCGATGGAAACTTGGTGGATGACTTTGTATTTGATGGTGGCACCGGAGATATTGGAAGCAGAATTCTTCATGTCAGAAATGCCCCTTCTCCTGCTGCCACCTCCTCCCTTGCCATCGCAGAAATGATTGCTGATGAAGCAAGGCGAAGGTTTGAATTGTGA
- the DMAC2L gene encoding ATP synthase subunit s, mitochondrial, with product MLWEVARSAGRLCPSGCRQFWGWLNAVFNKVDYERIQAVGPDRAASEWLLRCGALVRYQGYEKWQRDYSGLPTGPLGKYKIEAINATESCIMYRGFDYLDGLEHVTEIKLQKCIYIQDECLQRLSETKNLQKSLLQLKIISCGNVTDKGIVALHKLTNLEYLYLSDLPGIRQKETTARVLQQALPNLELELDLD from the exons ATGCTGTGGGAAGTCGCCCGGTCGGCGGGGCGGCTGTGCCCGAGCGGCTGCAGGCAGTTCTGGGGCTGGCTGAACGCCGTGTTCAACAA AGTGGACTACGAGCGCATACAGGCTGTTGGGCCCGACAGGGCAGCTTCAGAGTGGCTGCTGCGGTGTGGAGCTCTGGTGCGCTATCAAGGCTATGAAAAATGGCAGCGGGACTACAGCGGCCTCCCCACTGGGCCCCTAGGGAAATACAAGATCGAAGCTATTAACGCCACTGAGTCTTGCATCATGTACAGAGGATTTGACTACCTGG ATGGTCTTGAACACGTTACTGAAATCAAGCTGCAGAAGTGTATTTACATACAGGACGAGTGTCTGCAGAGGCTCAGCGAGACAAAGAACCTACAGAAGAGTCTCCTGCAGCTGAAGATCATTTCTTGTGGCAATGTCACAGATAAAGGCATCGTTGCACTTCACAAGCTGAC GAATCTTGAATATTTGTATCTGAGTGACCTTCCTGGaataagacagaaagaaaccaCTGCTCGTGTCCTTCAGCAGGCACTGCCAAACCTAGAGCTGGAGCTGGATCTGGACTGA
- the CDKL1 gene encoding LOW QUALITY PROTEIN: cyclin-dependent kinase-like 1 (The sequence of the model RefSeq protein was modified relative to this genomic sequence to represent the inferred CDS: deleted 1 base in 1 codon; substituted 1 base at 1 genomic stop codon) produces the protein MGRSEELVLLRLFPCDSPGRAAFRAAFCSTAKPGHEQRLTDVCAVLQQLKHPNLVNLLEVFRRRGTVHLVFEYCDHTVLHELDKHPRGEVPEQLVRSITWQTLQAVNFCHKTTTXCIHRDIKPENILITKHSIIKLCDFGFARMLTGPGGYYTDYVATRWYRSPELLVGDTQYGPPVDVWAVGCVFAELLSGVPLWPGKSDVDQLYLIRRTLGDLIPRHQQVFSTNQFFSGVTIPDPDSMEPLEMKFPSISYPALALMKGCLCMDPAERQTCEQLLQHPYFDSIREADLGKEHEKAARRPAKLTRKHVPGYLPQLSSSNILPALDSKKPFCKTRKSNCHFPNI, from the exons ATGG GACGCTCAGAGGAGCTCGTGTTGTTACGGCTCTTCCCGTGTGATTCCCCAGGGAGAGCTGCTTTTCGAGCTGCTTTTTGTAGCACTGCGAAGCCTGGCCATGAGCAGCGACTGACCGACGTGTGTGCTGTGTTACAGCAACTGAAACACCCCAACCTGGTGAACctgctggaggtgttcaggagaAGAGGAACTGTGCACCTGGTCTTTGAGTACTGCGACCACACTGTG CTCCACGAGCTGGACAAGCACCCCCGGGGTGA GGTCCCGGAGCAGCTGGTCAGGAGCATCACCTGGCAGACCCTCCAAGCTGTGAACTTCTGTCACAAAACAACAACGTAA TGCATCCACCGTGATATAAAGCCAGAAAACATCCTGATAACGAAACACTCCATCATCAAACTCTGTGACTTTGGATTTGCTCGCATGCTCA CTGGCCCAGGTGGTTACTACACAGACTACGTGGCCACCAGGTGGTACCGCTCCCCGGAGCTGCTGGTGGGGGACACGCAGTACGGCCCTCCCGTGGACGTGTGGGCCGTGGGCTGTGTCTTTGCGGAGCTGCTCTCTGGGGTCCCGCTGTGGCCCGGCAAGTCGGACGTGGACCAGCTGTACCTCATCCGGAGAACGCTGG GGGATCTTATTCCCAGGCACCAGCAAGTGTTCAGCACCAACCAGTTCTTCAGTGGTGTGACGATTCCAGACCCAGACAGCATG GAGCCATTGGAAATGAAGTTTCCTAGTATTTCATACCCTGCTTTAGCCCTCATGAAG GGCTGCCTTTGTATGGACCCTGCGGAGAGGCAGAcatgtgagcagctgctgcagcacccctATTTTGACAGCATTAGGGAGGCAGATCTGGGGAAAGAACATGAGAAAGCAGCTCGGAGACCAGCCAAGCTGACACGGAAGCACGTGCCGGGG tacCTGCCTCAGTTAAGCAGCAGCAACATTCTGCCAGCTTTGGACAGCAAGAAGCCCTTCTGCAAGACGAGGAAATCCAATTGCCATTTCCCTAACATCTAA